From bacterium, one genomic window encodes:
- a CDS encoding PaaI family thioesterase translates to MEFLDPEWRQRLDRLFQKAAFIQNLGLKPGEVGAGYCETHLEIQNYHKQQNRLVHAGVLATMADHSAGGAATTLLKPSQYVLTVEFKVNLLRPAQGRALRCRAQVLKAGARLSFVESEVFCRDGEGEALVAKASVTLAVLENLKEENP, encoded by the coding sequence ATGGAGTTTCTCGACCCCGAATGGCGCCAACGCCTCGACCGACTCTTCCAGAAGGCCGCCTTCATTCAGAACTTGGGCCTCAAGCCGGGTGAAGTCGGCGCCGGCTATTGCGAAACCCATCTCGAAATTCAAAACTACCACAAGCAGCAGAACCGCTTGGTCCATGCCGGTGTTTTGGCCACCATGGCCGACCATAGCGCCGGCGGCGCCGCGACGACCTTGCTCAAGCCCTCGCAATACGTTTTGACGGTCGAGTTCAAGGTCAATTTGCTGCGACCGGCCCAAGGCCGGGCTCTGCGTTGCCGGGCCCAAGTGCTTAAGGCCGGCGCTCGGCTCAGCTTTGTCGAGTCGGAAGTTTTTTGCCGGGACGGCGAGGGCGAGGCCTTGGTCGCCAAGGCCAGCGTGACCCTGGCCGTTCTTGAAAATTTAAAGGAGGAGAATCCATGA
- a CDS encoding HEAT repeat domain-containing protein: MKLALRLLLPLLLAFLGSPARAFLASADPDNFFLLLESAPIVAAAKWASTEAPAPNRPFYLHELKKISPLRGEFSGDRFKVAEEVLVPGQKPAFGGKEEVLVLLAPVPDFTAYREFRSRGYVWRSFGGKRGVWPAAAIPTAQAYLAAAGAERNAVLLKLLSDAANPMRREAVLLLARRGPLPLTGEEAQSLTALAQGADAPLAAAAVGIMEKANNAASSQALLKLAAGPSSPAKWEAIRALERKGQPRPVSALAEDYRGADARGQAQALSLIAAKRDAEAAAFFSDLLAGSSAFEAKREAIQKMAEKKTPAYERLLIGQIGGAEESIQAEAILALGRMGSTEAVPRILPLLDSSSEKLRGAAFFMLMDSPDPRAQALMSQRYERDHHGGWNKNPHFHNIAEPKPIY; this comes from the coding sequence ATGAAACTCGCGCTCCGCCTTCTCCTCCCGCTCCTGCTGGCTTTCCTTGGAAGCCCGGCCCGGGCCTTCCTGGCTTCGGCCGATCCGGACAATTTTTTTCTGCTTCTCGAAAGCGCGCCGATCGTCGCCGCCGCCAAATGGGCTTCGACCGAGGCGCCGGCGCCGAACCGGCCCTTTTACCTGCATGAGCTGAAGAAAATCTCGCCGCTCCGTGGAGAATTTTCGGGCGACCGCTTCAAGGTCGCCGAGGAAGTCCTGGTTCCGGGGCAGAAACCGGCCTTCGGCGGGAAGGAAGAGGTTTTGGTGCTGCTGGCGCCGGTTCCCGACTTCACCGCTTACCGCGAATTCCGCTCCCGGGGCTACGTTTGGCGGAGCTTCGGCGGCAAGCGCGGCGTTTGGCCGGCGGCGGCGATTCCCACGGCTCAGGCTTATTTGGCGGCCGCCGGGGCCGAGCGAAATGCCGTCCTCTTGAAGCTCCTCTCCGATGCCGCCAATCCCATGCGGCGCGAAGCGGTCCTGCTCTTGGCTCGGCGGGGGCCGCTGCCGCTCACCGGCGAGGAAGCCCAGAGCCTGACCGCGCTGGCTCAAGGCGCCGATGCTCCATTGGCCGCCGCGGCGGTGGGAATTATGGAGAAGGCCAACAACGCCGCCTCGAGCCAAGCTCTGCTCAAGCTGGCCGCCGGTCCCAGCTCGCCGGCGAAGTGGGAAGCCATTCGGGCCTTGGAACGGAAGGGCCAGCCCCGTCCCGTGTCCGCCTTGGCCGAAGATTACCGGGGCGCCGACGCTCGGGGCCAAGCCCAGGCCCTATCGCTGATCGCCGCCAAGCGGGACGCCGAAGCCGCCGCCTTCTTCTCCGACCTCCTGGCCGGCAGCTCGGCTTTCGAAGCCAAGCGTGAAGCCATCCAAAAAATGGCGGAGAAGAAGACGCCGGCCTACGAGCGGCTCCTGATCGGGCAGATCGGCGGAGCCGAGGAGTCGATCCAAGCCGAGGCGATCCTCGCCTTGGGCCGAATGGGCAGCACCGAAGCCGTTCCCAGGATTTTGCCCTTGCTCGACAGTTCCTCGGAAAAATTACGCGGCGCAGCATTTTTCATGCTCATGGACAGCCCCGATCCTCGGGCCCAAGCCCTGATGAGCCAGCGCTATGAGCGGGACCACCACGGCGGATGGAACAAAAACCCACATTTCCACAACATAGCGGAGCCAAAGCCGATATATTAA
- a CDS encoding NDP-sugar synthase encodes MSSLPKQAIVLAAGLGTRLRPLTLRIPKPALPVGGAPILLYNLFLLKEAGVDRITLNLHHRPEVIRRLLDKGRPLGLKLGYSYEPKILGTAGGIAQALDGLDGSPTFILNGDILMDLDLKAMAAEHFRVGAQATLACVGKEKAPVTSFVEYDKLGRIWRIAGNPARIAKSSPPFEKGGSGGISPKSGPKLTSAIFSGAHLLDPKLFADYPRGRFGCIIRQVYQPALERGERLQAYSHRDAWWDLGTLEELARVDAALWRRDYPPAVLRLWQEVRRWSRNLL; translated from the coding sequence ATGTCGTCGTTGCCGAAACAAGCCATCGTCCTCGCCGCCGGGCTAGGCACCCGGTTGCGGCCTTTGACCCTGCGAATTCCCAAACCGGCCCTGCCGGTCGGCGGCGCGCCGATCCTGCTCTACAATTTATTCCTCCTCAAGGAGGCCGGAGTCGACCGGATCACGCTCAATCTCCATCACCGGCCCGAAGTCATCCGACGCCTGCTCGACAAAGGCCGCCCTCTGGGCTTGAAGCTGGGCTACAGCTATGAGCCCAAGATTCTCGGCACCGCCGGCGGCATCGCCCAAGCCCTCGACGGATTGGACGGCTCGCCGACCTTCATCTTGAACGGCGACATCCTGATGGATCTGGATTTGAAAGCGATGGCAGCCGAGCATTTTCGGGTTGGAGCCCAGGCGACACTGGCTTGCGTCGGAAAGGAAAAAGCTCCGGTCACAAGCTTTGTCGAATACGACAAGCTCGGGCGGATTTGGCGAATCGCCGGGAATCCCGCCCGTATAGCAAAATCATCTCCCCCCTTTGAAAAAGGGGGGTCGGGGGGGATTTCTCCCAAGTCCGGTCCAAAGCTGACTTCCGCCATCTTCAGCGGCGCCCATCTACTCGATCCCAAGCTCTTCGCCGACTATCCCCGCGGCCGCTTCGGTTGCATCATCCGCCAAGTCTATCAGCCGGCCTTGGAGCGCGGCGAAAGGCTGCAGGCCTATTCTCACCGAGACGCCTGGTGGGACTTGGGAACCCTGGAAGAGCTGGCGCGGGTCGATGCCGCCCTCTGGCGGCGCGACTACCCACCGGCCGTCCTGCGGCTGTGGCAAGAGGTGCGTCGCTGGTCCCGGAATTTGCTTTGA
- a CDS encoding diguanylate cyclase produces the protein MKFFAALRENLKENLGLKIGVVTGASIFVVVMLLLGVLAMVQVPLISKFTMLQVLFALAVVIAAFSILMIAISTNLFLHRPLSRLMAAIRQAESGDLKVKARVDTEDEIGQVATQFNAMLGKIHDLEGLKLETERKITAMQEELKFKAMLEEKAEIITSTNRKLEDRMNELSVLYNISQALTGSIDPEELCNLLCDVIVRNIGIQDFAILLLDEETQKMEVKAARGFKRNDQVRELTFDLGEGISGRAAKSRQPIYIPDTSKDPAYMHYKGAKVEDGSFLCLPIVAKGLILGAINFSRQEIDAFSEGEIRLLTTVAGQVAIALENARLYAKTKEMTLIDDLTKVYNRRHFQKILEMEVKRAKRFRRPLSLLMIDVDYFKRFNDTFGHLEGDHVLSDLAAALADNLREVDTVARYGGEEFSVVLPNTAVEEARIVAFKLKDIVEKLHLKQGRPPSQQVTVSIGAAELEFEKDSPEEILNHADMALYQAKAEGRNCVVLHRKEANPTLRAVE, from the coding sequence ATGAAGTTTTTCGCCGCTTTGCGGGAAAATCTCAAAGAAAATCTGGGCTTAAAGATCGGCGTCGTGACCGGGGCCTCGATTTTCGTCGTCGTGATGCTCCTCCTCGGCGTCCTCGCGATGGTCCAGGTGCCGCTGATCAGCAAGTTCACGATGCTCCAGGTCCTCTTTGCCTTGGCGGTGGTGATCGCGGCCTTCTCGATCCTGATGATCGCGATTTCGACCAATCTTTTTCTGCACCGGCCCTTGAGCCGCCTGATGGCGGCGATCCGCCAAGCCGAGTCCGGCGACCTCAAGGTCAAGGCCCGGGTCGACACCGAGGACGAGATCGGCCAGGTGGCCACCCAGTTCAACGCCATGCTCGGGAAGATCCACGACCTCGAGGGCTTGAAGCTCGAGACCGAGCGAAAAATCACCGCGATGCAAGAGGAGCTGAAGTTCAAGGCGATGCTCGAGGAGAAAGCCGAGATCATCACCTCGACCAACCGCAAGCTCGAAGACCGGATGAACGAGCTCTCGGTGCTCTACAATATTTCCCAAGCCCTGACCGGCAGCATCGATCCCGAGGAGCTCTGCAATTTGCTTTGCGACGTCATCGTCCGCAATATCGGCATCCAGGATTTCGCGATCCTCCTCCTCGACGAGGAAACCCAAAAGATGGAGGTCAAGGCGGCCCGCGGCTTCAAGCGCAACGATCAAGTCCGGGAGCTGACCTTCGATCTGGGCGAGGGGATCAGCGGCCGGGCGGCCAAATCCCGCCAGCCGATCTACATCCCGGACACTTCGAAGGATCCGGCCTACATGCATTACAAGGGCGCCAAGGTCGAGGACGGCTCCTTTCTCTGTTTGCCCATCGTCGCCAAGGGCTTGATCCTCGGCGCGATCAATTTTTCGCGCCAAGAGATCGATGCCTTCAGCGAGGGCGAGATCCGGCTGCTCACGACGGTGGCCGGCCAAGTGGCGATCGCCTTGGAAAACGCGCGGCTCTACGCCAAGACCAAGGAGATGACGCTGATCGACGACCTGACCAAGGTCTACAACCGCCGCCATTTCCAAAAAATCCTGGAGATGGAGGTCAAGCGGGCCAAGCGCTTCCGCCGGCCGCTCTCGCTCTTGATGATCGACGTCGATTACTTCAAGCGCTTCAACGACACCTTCGGCCACCTCGAGGGCGATCATGTCCTCTCCGACTTGGCGGCGGCGCTGGCCGACAATCTCCGCGAGGTTGACACCGTGGCCCGCTATGGCGGCGAAGAGTTTTCGGTGGTCTTGCCCAACACCGCGGTGGAGGAGGCCCGGATCGTCGCCTTCAAGCTCAAAGACATCGTCGAGAAGCTCCATTTGAAGCAGGGTCGGCCGCCGAGCCAGCAGGTGACGGTCAGCATCGGCGCCGCCGAATTGGAGTTCGAAAAAGACTCGCCGGAAGAAATCCTCAATCACGCCGACATGGCGCTCTATCAAGCCAAGGCCGAAGGCAGGAACTGTGTGGTCCTGCACCGCAAGGAAGCCAATCCCACCTTGCGGGCGGTGGAGTAA
- a CDS encoding biotin--[acetyl-CoA-carboxylase] ligase gives MKHFHHLEQIGSTQETAMAAGREGAPSGSLWLADSQSAGKGRLGRHWESKPGLGLYFSLLLRPAMRAAMAPLTTLAVGLGLAEALRGQGLQDLIVKWPNDLLVGGRKLGGVLTEMVHRGEAVDFLVIGVGINVAHEMTDFSPELQGSATSLRQAQGRNWDRFELLEILQPAIVSAVDRLLDQGPAELCRLWEERSGMAGRTVAYAGDKGLARAGRVLGLDPEGRLRVGHADGSVAELIAEDTTLL, from the coding sequence ATGAAGCATTTCCACCATTTGGAACAAATCGGATCGACCCAGGAAACAGCCATGGCGGCCGGCCGGGAGGGGGCCCCCTCGGGCTCGCTTTGGCTGGCCGACAGCCAAAGCGCGGGCAAAGGCCGCTTGGGCCGGCATTGGGAATCCAAGCCCGGCCTGGGTCTTTATTTCTCCCTTTTGCTGCGGCCGGCGATGCGGGCGGCCATGGCGCCGCTGACAACCTTGGCGGTCGGCCTGGGGCTGGCCGAAGCCCTTCGCGGCCAGGGTCTGCAGGATCTGATCGTGAAGTGGCCCAACGACCTTTTGGTCGGCGGCCGCAAGCTCGGCGGCGTCCTGACCGAAATGGTCCACCGTGGCGAAGCCGTCGATTTTTTGGTGATCGGCGTCGGGATCAACGTGGCTCACGAGATGACGGATTTCAGCCCCGAGCTCCAAGGCAGCGCAACCTCGCTGCGCCAAGCCCAAGGCCGAAACTGGGATCGCTTCGAGCTGCTCGAAATTCTCCAACCTGCGATCGTGTCGGCCGTCGACCGGCTGCTCGACCAAGGTCCGGCCGAGCTCTGCCGGCTCTGGGAAGAGCGATCGGGGATGGCCGGAAGGACCGTGGCTTACGCCGGTGACAAGGGCCTGGCCCGGGCGGGCCGAGTCTTGGGCCTCGATCCCGAGGGCCGGCTGCGGGTCGGTCACGCCGACGGCAGCGTCGCGGAATTGATTGCCGAGGACACCACCCTACTGTAG
- the ald gene encoding alanine dehydrogenase: MALLYDEAMIIGIPREVKDRESRVALLPRAVAQLRRRGHRVLVQSRAGVGAGYSDADYRAAGATMVPSAARLWGSSELIVKVKEPLPAEHRYFRHGLRLFCYLHLAAAPRLARALQKSGVQALAFETLERNGATPLLKPMSEIAGRLSVTIGAHFLQSDRGGRGVLLSPTDFSAPASVVVIGGGNVGRAAAETAAGLGARVTVFDSRPEPLRDWARLHSNLVLQGATPVRIAKALSQADLAVGAVYVPGARAPRVIRRSMVQGMPPGSVLVDVAVDQGGASETTRPTSHSRPVYQAHGVWHYAVPNMPALVSRTASQALSKVILPYVLQVAEISERRLLTDPELSSAVNLWEGEIVHPELKKIYS, encoded by the coding sequence ATGGCCCTTCTTTACGATGAAGCGATGATCATCGGCATTCCCAGGGAAGTGAAAGACCGCGAAAGCCGGGTGGCCTTGCTTCCCAGGGCGGTCGCCCAGCTGCGCCGCCGAGGTCACCGGGTCCTGGTGCAGAGCCGGGCCGGAGTCGGAGCCGGCTACTCGGATGCCGATTATCGCGCGGCCGGTGCGACCATGGTCCCCTCGGCCGCCCGCCTGTGGGGGAGCTCGGAGCTGATCGTGAAGGTGAAGGAGCCGCTGCCGGCCGAGCATCGCTACTTTCGCCATGGCCTGCGGCTTTTCTGCTATCTGCATCTCGCGGCGGCGCCGCGGCTCGCCCGGGCTCTCCAAAAGAGCGGAGTCCAGGCCTTGGCTTTCGAAACCTTGGAGCGAAACGGCGCGACGCCCCTGCTCAAGCCGATGAGCGAGATCGCCGGCCGGCTCAGCGTCACGATCGGCGCTCATTTTTTGCAAAGCGACCGCGGGGGGCGCGGCGTCCTGCTTTCGCCGACCGATTTCTCGGCGCCGGCCTCGGTGGTCGTGATCGGCGGAGGCAACGTCGGCCGGGCCGCGGCCGAAACCGCCGCCGGCTTGGGCGCCCGGGTGACGGTCTTCGACTCCCGGCCGGAGCCGCTCCGGGATTGGGCCAGGCTCCATTCCAACCTGGTTTTGCAAGGCGCTACCCCGGTTCGGATTGCCAAGGCCCTGAGTCAGGCTGATTTGGCGGTCGGGGCAGTCTACGTTCCAGGCGCCCGGGCGCCGCGGGTGATTCGGCGATCCATGGTCCAAGGCATGCCGCCGGGCAGCGTCCTGGTCGACGTCGCCGTCGACCAAGGCGGCGCCTCGGAAACGACCCGCCCGACCTCCCATTCCCGGCCGGTCTACCAAGCCCACGGCGTTTGGCACTACGCGGTGCCGAACATGCCGGCGCTGGTCTCGCGCACCGCCTCTCAAGCCCTGTCGAAGGTCATCCTGCCTTATGTCCTACAAGTCGCCGAAATTAGCGAACGCCGCCTCCTCACCGATCCCGAGCTGAGCTCGGCCGTGAATCTCTGGGAAGGCGAAATCGTCCATCCCGAATTAAAGAAAATTTATTCGTAG
- a CDS encoding Hsp20/alpha crystallin family protein yields the protein MTRLQLYRHRNRSPLSDIWNLPEEVNRLFWGLSRATPEEDEAAAEWAPAVDVYEDNEALRLHAELPGLKKEDVKINVREGVLTLRGERKFENEEKKDNFYRVERNYGSFLRSFTLPNTVDTEKIRATMKDGILELVIPKKPEAKPKEIQVEVQNS from the coding sequence ATGACTCGATTGCAATTATACCGCCATCGAAACCGCAGCCCTTTATCCGACATTTGGAACCTGCCCGAGGAGGTCAACCGATTGTTCTGGGGCTTGAGCCGAGCCACCCCCGAAGAGGACGAAGCCGCGGCCGAATGGGCCCCGGCGGTCGACGTCTACGAGGACAATGAGGCCCTCCGGCTCCACGCCGAGCTTCCGGGCCTGAAAAAGGAAGACGTCAAGATCAACGTTCGCGAAGGCGTGCTCACCCTGCGCGGCGAGCGCAAATTCGAGAATGAGGAGAAGAAGGATAACTTCTACCGGGTGGAGCGGAACTACGGCAGCTTTCTGCGCTCTTTCACCCTGCCCAACACCGTCGACACCGAGAAGATCCGGGCGACGATGAAGGACGGCATCCTTGAGCTGGTCATCCCGAAGAAACCGGAGGCCAAGCCCAAAGAGATCCAGGTCGAAGTGCAAAATAGCTGA
- a CDS encoding type III pantothenate kinase: MLLAIDVGNTNMVIGVFEGKSPNTQKTGFKGKARRLLQHWRMETKKERTSDEFGIFFKELFQFAGLAMDEVEAVIISNVVPQLEFNLERMCERYFKLKPRFVNSKLKLPFKIGLKTPQEIGADRLVNNAAAILKYGSPLIVVDFGTATTFDFIDKSKVYRGGCICPGIAISNEALFQHASKLPRVEIRKPKKIVGTDTVESIQAGIFYGYVGMVDEIVRGVEKERKLKCKVVATGGFIGLISQASKTIKHYDPFLTLDGLRLLYETNFLKR, translated from the coding sequence ATGCTACTCGCCATCGACGTCGGCAACACCAACATGGTCATCGGGGTCTTCGAGGGGAAATCCCCGAACACCCAAAAGACGGGCTTCAAGGGCAAAGCCCGGCGCCTGCTCCAGCATTGGCGGATGGAGACCAAGAAGGAGCGGACCTCCGACGAGTTCGGCATCTTCTTCAAGGAGCTCTTCCAGTTCGCCGGCTTGGCGATGGACGAGGTCGAAGCGGTCATCATCTCCAACGTCGTGCCCCAGCTCGAGTTCAACCTCGAGCGGATGTGCGAACGCTACTTCAAGCTCAAGCCGCGCTTCGTCAACTCCAAGCTGAAGCTGCCCTTCAAGATCGGCCTCAAGACGCCGCAGGAAATCGGCGCCGACCGGCTGGTCAACAATGCCGCGGCCATCCTCAAGTACGGCAGCCCCTTGATCGTCGTCGACTTCGGCACCGCCACCACCTTCGACTTCATCGACAAGTCCAAGGTCTATCGCGGCGGCTGCATCTGCCCGGGCATCGCGATCTCCAACGAGGCCCTCTTCCAACACGCTTCCAAGCTGCCGCGGGTCGAGATCCGCAAGCCCAAGAAGATCGTCGGCACCGACACCGTCGAGAGCATCCAGGCCGGAATTTTCTACGGCTACGTCGGAATGGTGGATGAGATCGTTCGCGGCGTCGAGAAAGAGCGGAAATTGAAATGCAAGGTCGTCGCGACCGGCGGCTTCATCGGCCTGATCTCGCAGGCCAGCAAGACGATCAAGCACTACGATCCGTTTTTGACGCTGGATGGACTTCGACTGCTCTACGAAACGAACTTCTTAAAACGGTAA